Proteins found in one Labeo rohita strain BAU-BD-2019 chromosome 11, IGBB_LRoh.1.0, whole genome shotgun sequence genomic segment:
- the si:ch211-262i1.5 gene encoding uncharacterized protein si:ch211-262i1.5, with amino-acid sequence MAFWRLIEPASHNMVGLTRARAAATTEVGSSDSTSCQSMQPIDEFFLFLVHLSVGLTERDLAHRFNIHPSTVSRIITTWANFLHAILRSVRIWMSEEAVKAHMPKEFQDYPDTHVVIDCIELRCQTTSSLHLQGEGSQCTYKGLIGMAPHGAVTFVSPIFAGSISDKELLKQSGFVSLLKHEMAIMINKGFFIDDCVPCRVYRPAYLVKREQMPADEVSETQSTVLLKVHTERLFCRVKQHKLLDALIPRSDTTTINQLYTVACLLINYQNGPLLKAWADD; translated from the exons ATGGCGTTCTGGAGACTCATTGAGCCTGCGTCCCACAACATGGTTGGTTTGACCAGAGCCAGGGCAGCTGCAACGACTGAAGTTGGATCTTCAGACAGTACAtct tgtCAGTCGATGCAGCCCATAGATGAGTTTTTCCTCTTCCTGGTCCATCTCTCCGTTGGTCTAACAGAGAGAGATCTGGCCCACAGATTCAATATCCATCCGTCCACTGTGAGTCGAATCATTACAACCTGGGCCAATTTTCTCCACGCAATTCTCAGATCTGTGCGCATCTGGATGTCAGAGGAGGCGGTCAAGGCTCACATGCCAAAGGAGTTTCAGGACTATCCAGACACGCATGTAGTGATTGACTGCATAGAGCTGCGTTGCCAAACAACATCCTCTCTCCATCTTCAAGGAGAAGGGTCCCAGTGCACCTATAAGGGGTTAATTGGCATGGCACCGCATGGTGCGGTTACTTTTGTGTCACCCATTTTTGCAGGATCGATCAGTGACAAGGAGCTTCTGAAGCAGTCTGGGTTTGTGTCACTCCTGAAACATGAAATGGCCATTATGATCAACAAAGGGTTTTTTATAGATGACTGTGTACCATGCAGAGTTTACCGACCTGCCTATCTGGTAAAGAGGGAACAGATGCCAGCTGACGAAGTGAGCGAGACTCAGTCCACTGTTCTGCTGAAGGTCCACACTGAGCGACTCTTTTGCAGGGTGAAACAACACAAGCTGTTGGATGCGCTCATTCCTCGCTCCGACACCACAACCATCAACCAGCTATACACTGTTGCTTGCCTCCTTATAAACTACCAGAATGGCCCCTTGTTAAAAGCATGGGCAGATGATTAA